In one window of Helianthus annuus cultivar XRQ/B chromosome 17, HanXRQr2.0-SUNRISE, whole genome shotgun sequence DNA:
- the LOC110924716 gene encoding uncharacterized protein LOC110924716 has product MNERTFPGSNIPDKPVNQGLFDQHGVPVSPFPADVLKDAGMYEPNSSPDTVPMRGIGLRVTNIEGNNLAPRRGIFSTSNNSVIDGLLEISKPVELSTACGGNQSAVVNPSHANPSGASNINPNVADKDFGSNQIGVQGSQNVRRDSGKSPVSYADSIGAASARTVNFRSLTSPVAHEGCDVVLPKESVRVVKDKLAYTLYGYFLGDRVAYPVVEYFVRNNWKKFGLQKTMMNASGYFFFKFADENGMMNAMKGGPWIIRSQPLFLNVWSPSSKLEKKEVKTVQLWVKIHEVPLAAYTEDGLSMIATAIGNPIALDTYTTSMCLDSWGRSSFARALVEISADKEFKEEIVIAVPVLEGDGFVKEKMYVEYEWSPHRCSFCKVFGHHDGDCPKQIRQLTKAPAIVPKVPKVPNSKGPSKKPTVDKDGFTDVDARKTAKRKGFPVNKQKQQFEYRPVGLKTSGGPNKSATTSSFYSNNPFDVLNDSRNDHEAGGSGVGDMKDDSDDDEVQEVYNETVEFLVNDATKPVTKQGASTPSSAVNNESHVDVSRLSHVCKSVFRSWDWTSNGAHCNKGTRIIIGWNPAILDVMVLSQTDQVIHLQLFFKKDNKIAFCSVVYAANYYVKRRELWHHLSMHKVFVGTKPWVLMGDFNSALNLEDKSMGASAVSISMKEFQECVDNIEMFDINRSGLHFTWNQKPKKGIGLLKKIDRVLGNTEFVTAFPNAVALFQPYRLSDHCPCVLKLPDADIVKREWGTRIKGVHQFCVVKRLRLLKKPLRALLFKQGNLHKKVENLRDKLEAIQSCIDNQPNVESLRVQEATVSAEYQEALLDEERFLKQKSKVDWLRAGDMNTAFFHSSLKNRNHHSRIDVIRDAGGTLFEGNHVHQAFVDHYEKFLGCRGDTSLNPAPDLFSNVLDPSVANHMCRQVTEDEVKKAMFSIGIDKAPGPDGYTAAFFKSAWPIVGDDVSRAIIDFFDTGNLLRELNHTLIVLVPKVPSPSTVTEFRPIACCNVVYKCISKIVADRVKGALNDIVSINQSAFVPGRKISDNILLTQELMHNYHRNSGPPRCAFKVDIQKAYDTVDWNFLKNILLGFGFSGKMVDWIMVCVSTASYSVCVNGNVHGFFQGNRGLRQGDPLSPYLFTLVMEVLTGILHHMVRIDSSFKFHNKCEKQQIINLCFADDLFLFARGEIASARGIMNSLSKFSKMSGLVPSIQKSTVFFCNVPSYIKNAILNIMPFKEGSLPVRYLGVPLISSGLLYKDYSVMMEKLDKRIMHWRNKLLSFAGRLQLIVSVLSTMHIYWSSVFLLPSRVTHELEAKMRNFLWAQDSTFQKGKAKVSWKVVCLPKYEGGLGIRRLGDVNKALMTNHIWSIVTKRKSLWVEWVHSYRLKGNSFWLSKIISNSCYSWRKLLQLRPQMRDFFWSDVGDGTRTSAWFDYWCDIGPLGNFISPRTIANAGFRLEDSVSDIQLNGEWKWPVAWRDLFPVLIQLDQFHVTPNKIDRIMWRDGSDRKDFSTSCVWNTIRHKETEVAWSTIVWFTQCIPRHAFLMWLIMRGKLLTQDKILSWDLSRRKNMNMMCCLLCYANHDSHSHLFFECNYSAKVWDMVKCKVGMDSVQPKWADIVNWLLVRSNSKLAADYVARVVVAATAYVVWQERNARIFKNQLRPPETVGAHIIQLVRYKLMGARLKNTEAKSAKRWDADRECYLDPKGNIILEPSSVSFETLIEQLAEEEEERQRQWWGKEAEEKEKEKEL; this is encoded by the exons TCACAAGTCCGGTAGCTCATGAGGGTTGTGATGTAGTTTTGCCGAAGGAATCTGTTAGGGTTGTTAAGGATAAGCTTGCTTATACGTTATATGGATACTTTCTTGGTGATCGTGTTGCATACCCGGTAGTCGAGTATTTCGTAAGGAATAACTGGAAGAAATTTGGCCTCCAAAAGACTATGATGAATGCTAGTGGTTATTTCttctttaagtttgctgatgaaaaTGGTATGATGAATGCTATGAAAGGAGGTCCTTGGATCATTCGTTCGCAACCGCTTTTTCTTAATGTATGGTCTCCATCTTCGAAACTGGAAAAGAAGGAAGTTAAAACTGTGCAACTGTGGGTTAAAATTCACGAGGTTCCCCTTGCGGCATATACAGAGGATGGTTTAAGTATGATTGCAACGGCTATTGGTAACCCGATAGCCTTAGACACGTATACTACCTCAATGTGCTTGGATTCTTGGGGTCGGAGCAGTTTTGCGAGAGCTCTAGTTGAAATATCGGCAGACAAGGAGTTCAAAGAGGAAATTGTGATTGCTGTCCCAGTTTTGGAAGGGGACGGGTTTGTTAAGGAAAAGATGTATGTGGAGTACGAATGGAGCCCTCATCGATGCTCCTTTTGTAAGGTTTTTGGGCATCACGATGGGGATTGTCCGAAGCAAATTAGGCAGCTTACGAAGGCTCCGGCCATTGTTCCAAAAGTTCCTAAAGTGCCTAATTCTAAAGGGCCTTCGAAAAAACCAACGGTAGACAAAGACGGGTTCACGGATGTGGATGCTAGGAAAACGGCAAAGAGAAAGGGGTTCCCGGTTAACAAACAAAAACAGCAATTTGAATACCGTCCGGTTGGGTTAAAAACCAGTGGTGGGCCGAATAAATCAGCCACGACGTCGAGTTTTTATTCGAATAACCCCTTTGACGTGTTAAATGATTCGAGGAATGACCATGAAGCTGGTGGAAGCGGAGTAGGGGATATGAAAgatgattcggatgatgacgagGTCCAGGAAGTATACAATGAAACGGTTGAATTTCTTGTTAATGATGCTACTAAACCTGTAACTAaacaaggggcaagcactccttcttcAGCGGTTAACAATG AATCGCATGTTGATGTTAGTAGGCTGAGTCATGTGTGCAAATCTGTGTTTCGTTCATGGGATTGGACATCAAATGGGGCTCATTGTAACAAGGGTACAAGGATTATCATAGGCTGGAATCCAGCCATCTTGGATGTCATGGTCTTGTCTCAAACCGATCAGGTTATTCATTTACAACTCTTTTTCAAGAAAGATAACAAAATAGCTTTTTGCTCGGTGGTCTATGCAGCTAATTACTATGTGAAACGTAGGGAGTTATGGCACCATTTGTCTATGCACAAAGTTTTTGTTGGTACTAAGCCTTGGGTGCTTatgggtgatttcaattcggcCCTAAACCTAGAAGATAAATCGATGGGGGCCTCAGCTGTTTCTATTAGCATGAAGGAATTCCAAGAGTGTGTGGATAATATTGAAATGTTTGATATTAATCGATCGGGTCTCCACTTTACTTGGAACCAGAAGCCCAAGAAGGGGATTGGCTTGCTGAAAAAGATCGATAGAGTGTTGGGTAATACCGAGTTCGTAACTGCTTTTCCGAATGCTGTTGCTCTTTTTCAGCCGTATAGGCTCTCGGATCATTGCCCGTGCGTTTTAAAGCTCCCAGATGCTG ACATTGTGAAGCGAGAGTGGGGTACTAGAATTAAAGGAGTGCATCAGTTCTGTGTTGTTAAACGTCTTCGGCTCCTGAAAAAACCACTTCGTGCTCTGTTATTTAAGCAAGGTAACTTGCATAAAAAAGTGGAAAATCTCCGTGATAAGCTTGAGGCCATTCAGAGTTGTATTGATAACCAGCCAAATGTTGAGAGTCTTCGGGTTCAAGAAGCTACTGTAAGTGCTGAATACCAAGAAGCGTTATTGGATGAGGAGCGTTTCCTTAAACAGAAATCTAAAGTGGACTGGTTGAGAGCTGGGGATATGAACACGGCTTTTTTCCATTCTTCTTTAAAAAACCGAAATCATCATAGCCGGATTGATGTCATTCGTGATGCTGGGGGTACTTTATTTGAGGGCAACCATGTTCATCAAGCTTTTGTTGATCACTATGAGAAGTTCTTGGGGTGTCGGGGTGATACGTCGCTGAATCCGGCTCCGGATTTATTCTCTAACGTCTTGGATCCGAGTGTAGCTAATCATATGTGTAGACAGGTGACGGAAGATGAGGTTAAGAAGGCCATGTTTTCTATTGGCATTGATAAGGCCCCGGGTCCTGATGGGTATACGGCGGCGTTTTTCAAGAGTGCGTGGCCTATAGTTGGTGATGATGTCTCAAGGGCTATCATTGATTTTTTTGATACTGGTAATCTTCTACGAGAATTAAATCACACTCTTATTGTGCTAGTTCCAAAGGTGCCTTCTCCGTCGACAGTCACTGAGTTCAGGCCGATAGCTTGTTGTAACGTAGTTTATAAATGCATTAGCAAGATAGTTGCGGACAGAGTGAAGGGGGCGTTAAATGATATTGTCAGCATAAATCAATCGGCGTTTGTCCCAGGAAGGAAGATTTCGGATAATATTCTGTTAACCCAAGAATTGATGCACAATTATCATCGTAATTCGGGCCCCCCAAGATGTGCGTTCAAAGTAGATATCCAGAAGGCCTATGATACGGTTGATTGGAACTTCCTTAAGAATATTTTGCTGGGATTTGGGTTTAGCGGTAAGATGGTTGATTGGATCATGGTTTGTGTCTCCACTGCTTCGTACTCCGTTTGTGTCAACGGTAATGTGCACGGGTTTTTTCAAGGTAATCGGGGTCTTCGCCAGGGAGATCCGTTGTCCCCGTATTTGTTCACTCTTGTGATGGAGGTTCTCACGGGCATTCTGCATCACATGGTCAGGATTGATTCGTCTTTTAAATTTCATAACAAATGTGAGAAGCAGCAAATTATCAATCTATGTTTTGCAGACGATTTGTTCCTTTTTGCTAGAGGGGAAATTGCTTCAGCTAGAGGTATTATGAATTCTCTCTCTAAATTTTCTAAAATGTCGGGGTTGGTGCCTAGTATACAGAAAAGTACGGTGTTCTTCTGTAATGTCCCGAGTTATATTAAAAATGCTATTTTGAACATTATGCCGTTCAAGGAGGGATCCTTGCCTGTGCGCTATCTTGGTGTGCCTCTAATTTCGTCAGGGCTTCTTTATAAAGACTATAGTGTTATGATGGAAAAGCTTGACAAACGTATCATGCATTGGAGAAATAAATTACTCTCGTTTGCTGGCAGATTGCAACTCATTGTTTCCGTCTTGTCCACTATGCATATTTACTGGTCCTCTGTCTTCTTATTGCCATCACGGGTCACTCATGAATTGGAGGCGAAGATGCGGAATTTTCTTTGGGCCCAAGACTCTACGTTTCAAAAAGGTAAAGCGAAGGTTTCTTGGAAAGTAGTTTGTCTCCCTAAATATGAAGGCGGATTGGGGATTCGGCGATTAGGAGATGTTAATAAAGCACTCATGACTAATCATATTTGGAGTATTGTTACGAAAAGAAAATCATTGTGGGTGGAGTGGGTGCACAGTTACAGGTTAAAAGGTAATAGTTTCTGGTTATCTAAAATTATTTCCAATAGTTGCTACTCGTGGAGAAAGCTCCTTCAACTTAGACCGCAAATGAGAGATTTTTTCTGGTCGGATGTTGGTGATGGTACACGGACCTCGGCTTGGTTTGATTATTGGTGCGATATAGGGCCGCTCGGCAACTTTATCTCCCCTAGAACCATTGCTAATGCAGGATTTCGATTGGAGGACTCGGTGTCTGACATTCAGTTAAATGGAGAATGGAAATGGCCGGTTGCTTGGAGGGATTTATTCCCAGTCTTAATTCAGCTAGATCAATTCCACGTAACCCCGAACAAAATTGACAGAATCATGTGGCGTGATGGTAGTGATCGGAAAGATTTTTCGACTTCATGTGTATGGAATACGATTCGGCATAAAGAAACGGAAGTAGCATGGAGCACTATTGTTTGGTTTACCCAATGTATCCCGCGGCACGCGTTTCTCATGTGGCTGATCATGCGAGGTAAATTACTTACGCAGGATAAAATTCTAAGCTGGGATTTGTCTAGACGGAaaaatatgaacatgatgtgttGCTTATTGTGCTATGCAAATCATGACTCCCATAGTCATTTGTTTTTTGAATGTAACTACTCGGCTAAAGTTTGGGATATGGTGAAATGTAAGGTGGGTATGGACTCGGTTCAACCTAAATGGGCTGATATTGTGAATTGGTTACTTGTTCGGTCCAACTCTAAACTAGCCGCGGATTATGTTGCTAGAGTGGTGGTTGCGGCTACGGCTTATGTTGTTTGGCAGGAACGCAATGCTCGGATCTTTAAAAATCAACTAAGACCGCCAGAAACTGTTGGTGCTCACATAATACAGCTGGTTCGATACAAGTTAATGGGAGCAAGACTGAAGAATACTG AGGCAAAAAGCGCAAAAAGATGGGATGCTGATCGGGAATGCTATTTGGATCCTAAAGGAAACATAATTCTTGAACCTTCATCAGTTAGTTTTGAAACTCTCATTGAGCAACTAgcagaagaggaagaagaaagacaGCGACAATGGTGGGGAAAAGAAgctgaagaaaaggaaaaggAGAAGGAGTTGTAG